A genomic window from Bubalus bubalis isolate 160015118507 breed Murrah chromosome X, NDDB_SH_1, whole genome shotgun sequence includes:
- the FAM133A gene encoding protein FAM133A — MGKRDNRVAYMNPIAMARWRGLSQSAGPTIQDYLNRPRPTWEEVKKQLENKKKGSKALAEFEEKMNENWKKELEKSREKLLSGNESLSKKRDRKKKKKKKSCRSSSSSSLSTDSSSSSPDSEDEEKKEGKKRKKKKNHSYKSSESSPCDSESESKESVKKKKKSKDETEKEKCIRNLSKKRKKTCPEDKPLSLESSSESDYEKEMQTKKKRRREEQEKATEKAKKKKKKQHKKHSKKKKKKSGSSHKSG; from the coding sequence ATGGGGAAGCGGGACAATCGGGTGGCCTATATGAATCCTATAGCAATGGCCAGATGGAGGGGCCTATCTCAATCTGCAGGCCCAACAATACAAGATTATCTGAATCGACCAAGGCCCACCTGGGAAGAAGTgaagaaacaattagaaaataaaaagaaaggctcCAAGGCATTAgctgaatttgaagaaaaaatgaatgagaactggaagaaggaactagaaaaaagcagagagaaattaTTAAGTGGAAATGAGAGTTTAtccaaaaagagagacagaaagaaaaagaaaaagaagaaatcttgtCGGTCTTCATCTTCTTCTTCATTAAGCACTGATTCTTCAAGCAGTTCCCCAGATTCtgaagatgaggaaaagaaagaaggaaaaaagagaaaaaaaaagaagaaccattCATACAAATCATCAGAAAGCTCTCCATGTGATTCTGAATCAGAGAGCAAGGaatctgtaaaaaagaaaaagaagtcaaaggatgaaacagagaaagaaaagtgtaTTAGAAATctcagcaaaaaaagaaagaaaacttgtcCTGAGGATAAACCTTTATCATTGGAGTCCTCATCAGAATCAGATTATGAAAAAGAGatgcaaacaaaaaagaagagaagacgtGAAGAgcaagaaaaagcaacagaaaaagcaaaaaagaagaagaagaaacagcacAAAAAACAtagtaagaagaagaaaaagaaatcaggttCAAGTCACAAATCAGgatag